From the Saccharomycodes ludwigii strain NBRC 1722 chromosome I, whole genome shotgun sequence genome, one window contains:
- a CDS encoding elongation factor 1-alpha (similar to Saccharomyces cerevisiae YPR080W | TEF1 | Translation Elongation Factor (paralog of YBR118W | TEF2)), translated as MGKDKAHINVVVIGHVDSGKSTTTGHLIYKCGGIDKRTIEKFEKEAAELGKGSFKYAWVLDKLKAERERGITIDIALWKFETPKYHVTVIDAPGHRDFIKNMITGTSQADCAILIIAGGVGEFEAGISKDGQTREHALLAYTLGVKQLIVAINKMDSVKWDESRFQEIVKETSNFIKKVGYNPKNVPFVPISGWNGDNMIEATTNAPWYKGWEKETKAGVVKGKTLLEAIDAIEPPSRPTDKPLRLPLQDVYKIGGIGTVPVGRVETGVIKPGMIVTFAPGGITTEVKSVEMHHEQLEEGVPGDNVGFNVKNVSVKEIRRGNVCGDSKNDPPKACSSFNAQVIILNHPGQISVGYSPVLDCHTAHIACRFDELIAKNDRRSGKKLEDNPKFLKSGDAAMVKFVPSKPMCVEAFTQYPPLGRFAVRDMRQTVAVGVIKSVDKTEKVAKVTKAAQKAAKK; from the coding sequence ATGGGTAAAGATAAGGCTCACATTAACGTTGTTGTTATCGGTCACGTCGATTCTGGTAAATCTACTACCACCGGTCACTTGATTTACAAGTGTGGTGGTATTGACAAGAGAACTATTGAAAAGTTTGAAAAGGAAGCTGCTGAATTAGGTAAAGGTTCTTTCAAATACGCCTGGGTTTTGGATAAATTAAAGGctgaaagagaaagaggTATCACTATTGATATTGCTTTGTGGAAGTTTGAAACTCCAAAATACCATGTTACCGTTATTGATGCTCCAGGTCACAGAGATTTCATCAAGAATATGATTACTGGTACTTCTCAAGCTGATTGTgctattttgattattgcTGGTGGTGTCGGTGAATTTGAAGCTGGTATTTCCAAGGATGGTCAAACCAGAGAACACGCTTTGTTGGCCTACACTTTGGGTGTCAAACAATTGATTGTTGCTATTAACAAGATGGATTCCGTTAAATGGGATGAATCTCGTTTCCAAGAAATTGTCAAGGAAACCTCCAACTTTATCAAGAAGGTTGGTTACAATCCAAAGAATGTTCCATTTGTTCCAATTTCTGGTTGGAACGGTGACAACATGATTGAAGCCACCACCAACGCTCCATGGTACAAGGGTTGGGAAAAGGAAACCAAGGCTGGTGTCGTCAAGGGTAAGACTTTGTTAGAAGCCATTGATGCCATTGAACCACCATCCAGACCAACTGACAAGCCATTGAGATTGCCATTGCAAGATGTCTACAAGATTGGTGGTATTGGTACTGTGCCAGTCGGTAGAGTTGAAACCGGTGTTATCAAGCCAGGTATGATTGTCACTTTTGCCCCAGGTGGTATCACTACTGAAGTCAAATCTGTTGAAATGCACCACGAACAATTAGAAGAAGGTGTTCCAGGTGACAATGTTGGTTTCAACGTCAAGAACGTTTCCGTCAAGGAAATCAGAAGAGGTAACGTCTGTGGTGACTCCAAGAACGATCCACCAAAGGCTTGTTCTTCTTTCAACGCTCAAGTTATTATCTTGAACCATCCAGGTCAAATTTCTGTTGGTTACTCTCCAGTTTTGGATTGTCACACTGCTCACATTGCTTGTAGATTTGATGAATTGATTGCCAAGAACGACAGAAGATCTGGTAAGAAATTGGAAGATAATCCAAAATTCTTGAAATCCGGTGATGCTGCTATGGTCAAATTTGTTCCATCTAAGCCAATGTGTGTTGAAGCTTTCACTCAATATCCACCATTAGGTAGATTTGCTGTCAGAGATATGAGACAAACCGTTGCTGTTGGTGTTATCAAATCTGTTGACAAGACTGAAAAGGTTGCCAAGGTTACCAAGGCTGCTCAAAAGGCTGCTAAGAAATAA
- the SGS1 gene encoding ATP-dependent DNA helicase SGS1 (similar to Saccharomyces cerevisiae YMR190C | SGS1 | Slow Growth Suppressor), whose product MASLKKAPNHIRREFNWIKKTSAQKPLSELLTNVIVHGKNVEQLHLTTNNNNNNNNSYNGASNNTGSKPNNNIIPTVTGSTTANQDTKKIATVSGNYVVPSMPKITDQRSVLPTNKENKINNQNTNSKSIFHAKTDSITSTTNIQILSNNTDIPKHSNIDRPLASFNQNTDITKLLSVRNTNTQRNTITGNSGESNGSEQFIDLTQEHPTRMGKRAPCSVQQVFHTNANQMNVRKNFSNLNAKNNTHEEIIKKQDQLITELKNQSYFLSQKCDIIISTSLCEDAKKARLKNTINPALKSIEDNITKLTEFITTIKSETSNNNMISKSSFSEPTTIPVSAINNNVKSSPSINNKENSNTVSNKNDTTTVATPNIATNSGVITTSSNAMNISPEKVSQTVAVSSRGRNLRKLCKKPNYKIPAMDDPFSYNMANKSSQLSEQDITDIAEMEDSHYLSSERGDGEEEDLHSSDKDFIDDEIEKCLQESQDQTYEEDYKLSNEDFPSPSNSHNTTYATNLPSNRYVNKEARESDDGKFYDASDVLVTADADMQIRSDNHAVLMNSQSSIIEESHINSNNANNMVEVMNKSPGKNEKLLLSSTQNNKNMVSATVENNSDPSRHLQIDLVADNSELSDYDYDELINDPILQTVKAPSKRDLTKPTETVNKKTENDNCRTISDAEPLLYRSQNKNAHKDTLDYLENLDSDDYDDNDYNNAMDFNDDFEAEREYYTQHTNLKDLDDDLRIISEMKLKTPPLADQVVVKREVPSNSTLKVPEIANNKEHIGTMNNSNDHVIGLSDFSEDSDDDISISDIVSRKTKSLPNKAIRKTYPWSNEVEARLQQIFHLNGFRPNQLEAVNAVLDGKDVFVLMPTGGGKSLCYQLPAVVNSGKTKGTTIVISPLISLMQDQTEHLMAKNIPSGMISSKGNLEQRRYMFNLFIDGLLKLVYLSPEMVGASQQCKRAIDKLHRDGNLARIVIDEAHCVSNWGHDFRPDYKQLKWFKETYPDVPMMALTATASEQVRMDIVHNLGLRNPVFLKQSFNRTNLLYKVVKKNKNAMFELGEAIKTKFKNQSGIIYCHSKNSCEQVSSYLINNGIKAAFYHAGMEPDERLHIQKAWQEDKLQVICATIAFGMGIDKPDVRFVYHFTVPRTLEGYYQETGRAGRDGKFSECIMFYNFRDVRTIQTMIQKDKELDRDNKEKHLNKLQQVMQYCENTTDCRRKLVLSYFNENFDAKDCHKRCDNCLNGAHNETEERNVTDKAVNITKMIKEIEHNKVTLLYCQDIFKGSRNSKIVQAGHDNLEYHGMGKSMNKSDLERIFFRLVTDQVIQEYSVMNGRGFASNYVRLGPNARKLLNGNLQIKMKFSISRPSTSVTTNNNNNNNNNFAPNSEQVIRTNTRYDTVGTTASFTNARDHLRALSYNEDLYNEQQRHRQIQATRINLTSSVNNVFSTEQLSNITEAYNKLKEIAIKKKEFLGINKLHTFITEQALRNAAIHLPTTKQEFGKLEGLGPRQENRFIHFKSTLIELKNTRDEIMGHLDAMEEDMIVETTGGTNMTNNLNISNSHNSTGHSSRFFIPNEEEEKHRLELVEKIRESQSVLQSSTQKSTQKSGKYNGSGSTNTNKRRSKYKRSFYSKKRKKT is encoded by the coding sequence ATGGCTTCTCTAAAAAAAGCACCCAATCATATAAGAAGGGAGTTTAAttggattaaaaaaactagCGCCCAAAAACCTTTATCAGAATTATTAACCAATGTTATAGTACATGGGAAGAACGTAGAGCAGTTACACTTAACAactaacaacaacaacaacaacaacaacagttATAATGGTGCCAGCAATAATACCGGAAGCAAgccaaacaataatatcatcCCCACTGTCACAGGCAGCACCACCGCTAATCAggacacaaaaaaaatagcaacaGTATCCGGAAACTATGTAGTCCCTAGTATGCCAAAAATAACAGACCAAAGATCCGTACTGCCGACAAACAAGgagaataaaattaataaccAAAATACAAACTCTAAGTCTATTTTTCATGCTAAAACTGATAGTATTACCAGCACTACTAATATTCAGATTTTGAGCAACAATACCGATATACCAAAACATTCAAACATAGACAGGCCGTTAGCATCTTTTAATCAAAACACTGATATCACAAAACTATTGAGTGTGCGTAATACAAATACACAAAGAAATACCATCACAGGGAATTCCGGTGAATCCAATGGTTCAGAACAATTTATAGATTTAACACAAGAACATCCTACTCGGATGGGGAAAAGAGCACCATGTTCAGTGCAACAAGTTTTTCATACTAATGCCAATCAAATGAATGTTAggaaaaatttttccaatctTAATGCTAAGAATAACACTCATGAAGAAATTATCAAGAAACAAGATCAACTTATTACAGAGTTGAAAAATCAAAGCTATTTTTTATCTCAAAAATGCGACATTATCATTTCTACCTCTTTATGTGAAGATGCAAAAAAAGCTAGactaaaaaatacaattaaTCCTGCGTTGAAAAGTATAGAAGATAATATTACTAAGTTAACTGAGTTTATAACTACCATTAAATCCGAGACctctaataataacatgATTTCCAAGTCTTCCTTTTCAGAACCTACTACAATACCCGTATCTgctataaataataacgtAAAATCATCGCCtagtattaataacaaggaaaatagtaatactGTTAGTAATAAGAATGATACTACTACAGTTGCTACTCCCAATATCGCTACTAATAGTGGTGTTATTACGACCAGTAGTAATGCTATGAACATCTCACCCGAAAAAGTGTCTCAAACAGTTGCTGTATCATCTAGAGGAAGAAatttaagaaaattatgcaaaaaaccaaattataaaataccCGCCATGGATGATCCATTTTCTTATAACATGGCTAATAAAAGCTCACAATTAAGTGAACAAGATATTACAGATATAGCAGAAATGGAGGATTCACACTATTTATCTAGTGAAAGGGGAGATGGcgaagaagaagatttaCATTCTAGTGATAAGGATTTTATAGATGATGAGATAGAGAAATGTTTACAAGAATCACAAGATCAGACATACGAAGAAGATTATAAACTGAGTAATGAAGATTTTCCTAGTCCTAGCAACAGTCACAATACTACTTATGCAACTAACTTACCCTCAAACAGGTATGTTAATAAGGAAGCACGTGAATCTGACGATGGAAAGTTTTATGATGCTTCAGATGTCCTCGTTACAGCTGATGCAGATATGCAAATACGTAGTGATAATCACGCTGTGCTTATGAATTCACAGTCTTCAATTATTGAAGAAAGTCATATAAATAGCaataatgctaataatatGGTGGAAGTTATGAATAAATCTCCGGgaaaaaacgaaaaacttttattatcttctacgcaaaataataaaaatatggttTCTGCCACCGTAGAAAACAATTCTGATCCATCAAGACATCTTCAGATAGACTTGGTTGCGGATAATTCTGAATTATCCGattatgattatgatgAACTAATAAATGATCCTATTCTGCAAACAGTAAAGGCACCATCTAAACGAGACCTGACCAAGCCAACAGAAACTGTCAATAAAAAGACTGAAAACGATAATTGCCGAACAATTTCTGATGCTGAGCCTTTATTGTATCGTAGCCAAAATAAGAATGCGCATAAGGACACGTTGGattatttagaaaatttggATTCTGATGACTACGATGATAACGATTATAACAACGCTATGGATTTTAATGACGATTTTGAAGCAGAAAGAGAATATTATACACAGCACActaatttaaaagatttggaCGATGATTTAAGGATTATTTCAGAAATGAAGTTGAAAACTCCACCTTTGGCCGACCAAGTTGTTGTCAAAAGGGAAGTTCCGAGTAACTCTACTTTGAAGGTACCAGAGATCGCTAATAACAAAGAACATATTGGTACCATGAACAATAGCAATGACCATGTTATAGGGTTAAGCGATTTTTCCGAGGATAGTGATGACGACATTTCTATAAGTGATATTGTCAGTAGAAAAACTAAGTCTTTACCAAATAAAGCGATCAGAAAGACGTATCCTTGGTCTAATGAAGTAGAGGCTAGACTACAACAAATCTTTCATTTAAACGGGTTTAGACCCAACCAGTTAGAAGCGGTAAATGCTGTTCTAGATGGAAAAGACGTGTTTGTTTTGATGCCTACTGGTGGCGGTAAGTCTTTATGTTATCAATTACCAGCGGTTGTCAATTCTGGGAAAACAAAGGGCACTACAATTGTTATTTCGcctttaatttctttaatgCAGGATCAAACAGAACATTTAATGGCAAAGAATATTCCTAGCGGTATGATCAGTTCCAAAGGTAATTTGGAACAGAGAAGATATatgtttaatttatttattgatgGATTGTTGAAGTTAGTTTACCTATCACCAGAAATGGTGGGTGCATCACAACAATGCAAAAGGGCCATTGATAAATTACATAGAGATGGAAATTTGGCACGAATAGTTATTGATGAGGCGCACTGTGTTTCCAACTGGGGGCATGATTTCAGACCAGATTATAAACAATTGAAGTGGTTTAAGGAAACATACCCTGACGTACCTATGATGGCGTTGACTGCTACAGCAAGTGAACAGGTTAGAATGGATATTGTACATAATTTGGGGCTAAGAAATCCAGTTTTTTTGAAACAGAGTTTTAATAGGACAAATTTGTTGTACAAAGTtgttaaaaagaataaaaatgcGATGTTTGAACTGGGAGAGGCAATTAAAACCAAATTCAAAAACCAATCAGGTATTATCTATTGTCATTCGAAAAACTCGTGCGAGCAAGTGTCTTCCTActtaattaataatggtattaaAGCTGCGTTTTATCATGCTGGTATGGAGCCAGATGAAAGGTTGCATATCCAAAAAGCTTGGCAAGAAGATAAACTTCAAGTTATCTGTGCTACAATTGCATTTGGCATGGGTATTGATAAACCAGACGTTAGATTTGTATATCATTTTACAGTTCCGCGAACTTTGGAAGGCTACTATCAAGAAACGGGTCGTGCTGGTAGAGATGGAAAATTTTCTGAATGTATTatgttttataattttagaGACGTCAGAACAATTCAAACAATGATCCAAAAGGATAAAGAGTTGGATAGGGATAATAAAGAgaaacatttaaataagTTACAACAGGTTATGCAATACTGCGAAAATACTACCGATTGTAGACGTAAGCTGGTACTATCatattttaatgaaaattttgatGCCAAGGATTGCCATAAAAGATGTGATAACTGTTTAAATGGTGCACATAATGAGACCGAAGAAAGAAATGTTACGGATAAAGCTGtgaatataacaaaaatgatTAAAGAAATCGAGCACAATAAAGTTACGCTACTTTATTGTcaagatatttttaagGGTTCAAGGAATTCCAAAATTGTGCAAGCTGGGCATGATAATCTAGAATATCACGGAATGGGTAAATCTATGAATAAATCCGATTTagaaagaatttttttcaggTTAGTTACAGATCAAGTAATACAAGAATATTCGGTGATGAATGGGCGCGGATTTGCATCCAACTATGTTAGATTAGGCCCGAATGCGAGAAAGTTATTGAATGGGAATTTGCAAATCAAAAtgaaattttcaatatctAGACCGAGTACTTCAGTAACCAcgaacaacaacaacaacaacaataataactttgCACCTAACAGCGAACAAGTAATAAGGACCAACACCCGTTATGATACTGTTGGGACAACGGCTTCATTTACCAATGCCAGAGATCATTTAAGAGCTTTGTCATATAATGAGGACCTATACAATGAGCAACAGCGGCATAGACAGATACAGGCTACACGCATTAATTTAACTTCTTCTGTAAACAATGTTTTTTCAACCGAACAACTGTCTAATATTACCGAAGCGTATAATAAGTTGAAAGAAATagctattaaaaaaaaggaatttctgggtataaataaattgcaTACATTTATCACAGAACAGGCATTAAGAAACGCAGCAATACATTtaccaacaacaaaacaagaatttggaaaattagAAGGATTGGGACCAAGGCAAGAGAATAGGTTCATACACTTTAAAAGCACTTTAatagaattgaaaaatacaaGAGATGAAATTATGGGGCATCTTGATGCTATGGAAGAAGATATGATTGTGGAAACTACTGGCGGCACGAACATGACTAATAATCTGAATATTAGTAATAGCCACAACAGCACAGGTCATTCATCCagattttttattccaaatgaagaagaggaaaaacACAGACTTGAGTtggttgaaaaaattaggGAAAGTCAAAGTGTGCTGCAATCATCGACTCAAAAATCAACACAAAAAAGTGGCAAATATAACGGTAGTGGTAGcactaatactaataaacGTAGATCTAAGTATAAAAGGAGTTTTTATtcgaaaaaaagaaagaaaactTAG
- the GAL4 gene encoding galactose-responsive transcription factor GAL4 (similar to Saccharomyces cerevisiae YPL248C | GAL4 | GALactose metabolism) has protein sequence MTEGRLPIEQACDLCRKRKLKCSKELPKCSNCIKLHKDCCYSPKKLRTPLTRVHLTTVEKRVHTLENALTKLFPGQSIESILNKVKSSEQINTVKKDASLLEDANITESNDISVDANTYAKHLHPKIKGEVQDVAQSLVNLSSPISPRISNTNVNINNHGIKEETYQDDNNQTGISVNMGNTEHIVDTGLHNSKNDNLKNNNFQKKNVNDSRESVPSDPLFGFDWSETDTFVPENVASVISTANITSKATKSNRVSKTSDKLKNSSMSNFSKTDTHTATLNPTSNDGMAALSVDPNNKGYYGAGSAATVLRHLIQNTSASSDSTTPGKIDINNLSTSSPTSPLSSAYESNLMKERFVAGYFEHYHTSYPFLNKEYFLEGFNKQKNQAEKDINKLTDWNILMYTVLAIGCWCVNGDSTTIDLYYYDKVKEFFNGSVFERGSIQLVTALTLLSNYTQKRDKPNTGWNFLGLAVRMAIGLGLYKEFDWYSTPINGSKYVNDLELRRRLWWGIYIFDAGAAITFGRPVNLPKDFTDDLLLPSNIDDEDPNYVKVVNDYPTIYSGMIEQTKFTKISVEIHIRLMSRPSPSSNECLKMNELITKFINQLPKWFDFDNTVVVNVLNKHFHKEIPYWFHLTRYRLIWRYLNLQIILFRGFLCQSIIVRNDPHVSKFFDTDEVELCKRLCLDCAFKTILSVSNFITNHKVTMLASWYATYFLFQAALIPILFLMSNPHNKKAGEWQKQIYLAKKSLCKLKETNKTAGKFLNVIKIVCDHLFGDNIIKSATKGGVGAEATTNVAVAANNNKLTKENEAKKTCHTPEVMSKNKTDDYEINLHQTKMEGSIDPNTDSPNLIVTSNISNGRSIANLIGLESPGPFPLNLSFYNYNNNNNNKIVNTNSGNSNDIGNHISSNVKSNTYYTRSPNTLFDTSIKSPNATTLSSLFTMTADNNNKHATTNINAHVNHYPVTTNKDDVGITLMQEGSRNLQKNDVMIDEQEEIRQDQYSDDEEDVLKKYNINALFSGNFHAVQSNVGLPFLPEINEQFQDGINKFDNSTFFPIWNEQSFYSANVNQNKNKDGDIIYNYIFNDDNSDDVASN, from the coding sequence atgacgGAAGGGAGATTGCCAATAGAACAAGCCTGTGATCTCTGTCGGAAGAGGAAATTAAAATGTTCCAAAGAATTGCCTAAATGTTCAAATTGCATTAAACTCCATAAAGACTGTTGTTATTCCcctaaaaaattaagaacTCCTCTAACAAGGGTGCATTTGACCACTGTAGAGAAAAGAGTTCATACTTTAGAAAATGCTCTTACCAAATTGTTTCCTGGACAAAGTATTGaatcaattttaaataaagtaaaatcATCTGAGCAAATTAATACTGTTAAAAAAGATGCGAGTCTTTTGGAAGATGCTAACATTACTGAAAGCAACGATATTTCTGTTGACGCCAACACGTATGCAAAACATTTACAtcctaaaataaaaggtgAAGTACAGGATGTAGCACAAAGTTTAGTTAATTTGTCATCACCTATATCGCCCAGAATAAGCAATACTAATgtcaatattaataatcatGGGATAAAGGAGGAAACTTATCAAGACGATAATAATCAAACAGGAATAAGTGTAAATATGGGAAACACTGAGCATATTGTTGATACTGGACTTCATAATTCTAAGaatgataatttaaaaaataataattttcaaaaaaaaaatgtcaatGACTCAAGGGAGAGTGTTCCTAGTGATCCATTATTTGGTTTTGATTGGTCAGAAACGGATACTTTTGTTCCTGAAAATGTTGCAAGTGTTATTAGTACGGCTAATATCACCAGCAAAGCTACAAAGAGTAATAGGGTTAGTAAAACGAGTGATAAACTTAAGAATAGTAGCATGAGCAATTTCAGTAAAACTGATACCCACACTGCAACACTGAATCCAACCTCAAATGATGGTATGGCTGCTCTTTCGGTTGATCCCAATAATAAGGGTTACTATGGCGCTGGTTCAGCTGCTACTGTATTAAGACATTTGATACAGAATACAAGTGCTTCTTCTGATAGTACAACACCAGGAAAGATCGATATAAATAATCTCAGTACGAGTTCCCCGACAAGTCCATTAAGTAGCGCGTATGAATCAAATCTAATGAAAGAACGATTTGTTGCTGGTTATTTTGAACACTATCATACATCCTATCCCTTTTTAAACAaggaatattttttagagggttttaataaacagaaaaatcaagcagaaaaagatataaacaAACTTACGGATTGGAATATATTAATGTACACGGTCTTGGCTATTGGGTGTTGGTGTGTTAATGGTGATTCTACTACTATAGATCTATATTATTACGATAAAGTTAAAGAGTTTTTTAATGGCTCAGTTTTTGAAAGGGGGAGTATCCAATTAGTGACTGCGTTGACATTGTTGAGTAATTATACACAAAAAAGAGATAAACCAAATACAGGTTGGAATTTTCTTGGACTAGCCGTTCGAATGGCTATTGGGTTGGGATTGTATAAGGAGTTTGATTGGTATTCTACACCAATCAATGGGTCGAAATATGTGAACGATTTGGAGTTAAGAAGAAGGCTATGGTGGGGAATTTACATATTTGACGCCGGTGCAGCAATCACCTTTGGGAGGCCCGTAAATTTACCCAAAGATTTTACTGATGATTTATTGTTGCCTAGTAATATTGATGATGAGGACCCAAATTATGTTAAGGTGGTTAATGACTATCCAACCATTTATTCAGGAATGATTGAACAAACCAAATTTACCAAAATTTCTGTAGAGATACACATAAGATTGATGAGCAGACCCAGTCCCTCTTCCAACGaatgtttaaaaatgaatgaGTTAATCACAAAATTCATTAACCAATTACCGAAATGGTTTGATTTCGATAACACCGTAGTTGTTAATGTGTTGAATAAGCATTTTCATAAAGAAATACCCTATTGGTTTCATTTAACTCGATACAGATTGATTTGGAGATACCtaaatttacaaattatACTATTCAGAGGTTTCCTGTGCCAAAGCATTATAGTAAGAAATGATCCACATGTAagcaaattttttgatacGGATGAGGTGGAACTATGTAAAAGATTGTGCTTGGACTGTGCATTTAAGACAATTTTGTCTGTTTCAAATTTCATTACAAATCACAAAGTTACAATGTTGGCCTCGTGGTATGctacatattttttattccaaGCCGCTTTGATACCAATTCTTTTCCTAATGTCAAACCCGCATAACAAAAAGGCTGGAGAATGGCAGAAACAAATCTATTTAGCTAAAAAATCGTTATGTAAGTTAAAAGAGACTAATAAAACGGCaggaaaatttttaaatgtaataaaaattgtatgTGATCATTTATTTGGCGATAATATAATTAAGTCTGCTACAAAAGGTGGTGTTGGTGCTGAGGCTACTACTaatgttgctgttgctgctaataataataagctGACCAAGGAAAACGAGGCAAAAAAGACTTGTCATACACCAGAGGTAAtgtccaaaaataaaactgatGATTATGAAATTAATTTGCACCAAACAAAGATGGAGGGTTCCATAGATCCAAACACAGATTCTCCTAATCTTATTGTAACCAGCAACATTAGCAATGGGAGAAGTATTGCTAACTTAATTGGTTTAGAGTCACCAGGTCCATTTCCCTTGAACTTGTCATTttataactataataataataataataataaaatagttAATACAAATAGTGGTAATTCAAATGATATCGGCAATCACATAAGTTCAAATGTTAAATCTAATACGTATTATACAAGAAGTCCTAACACATTATTTGATACCTCAATTAAATCCCCAAATGCAACAACTTTAAGCTCTTTATTTACAATGACAGcagataataacaacaagcATGCCACTACTAATATAAATGCACATGTAAATCACTATCCTGTTACAACGAATAAGGATGATGTAGGAATCACTTTAATGCAGGAAGGGTCCAGAAATCTCCAAAAGAATGATGTTATGATAGATgaacaagaagaaataaGACAAGATCAATATAGTGATGACGAGGAAgatgtattaaaaaaatacaatataAATGCATTATTTAGTGGTAACTTTCATGCTGTACAAAGTAATGTTGGTTTGCCATTTTTACCCGAAATTAATGAACAATTTCAAGATggtataaataaatttgataaCAGTACCTTTTTCCCCATTTGGAATGAACAAAGTTTTTACAGTGCTAATGTcaaccaaaataaaaataaggatGGTGATATTATCTACaactatatttttaatgat